A part of Saccharomonospora amisosensis genomic DNA contains:
- a CDS encoding TetR/AcrR family transcriptional regulator, producing the protein MARTKEFDPDTVLQRALELFWERGYEATSMADLVEHLGVARASIYATFGGKRELYLKALDGYLRAQDPRVVERLSQPGPVLPAVRALVESYVAESLADERRRGCMVVNAAVELAPRDRQVARGVQASWDTLETALVSALMRARSQGEISGERDPRALARFLLVMLQGIRVLGRADPDPARLWDAAEQAMAVLR; encoded by the coding sequence GTGGCGCGGACGAAAGAGTTCGATCCGGACACGGTGTTGCAGCGAGCGCTGGAGTTGTTCTGGGAGCGTGGCTACGAGGCGACATCGATGGCGGATCTTGTTGAGCACCTCGGTGTAGCCAGGGCGAGTATCTATGCCACGTTCGGGGGCAAGCGTGAGCTGTACCTGAAGGCGCTGGACGGCTATCTGCGGGCGCAGGACCCCCGTGTGGTGGAGCGGCTGTCGCAGCCGGGTCCGGTGCTGCCCGCGGTGCGGGCACTGGTCGAGTCCTATGTGGCCGAGTCGCTGGCCGACGAGCGCCGCCGGGGCTGCATGGTGGTGAACGCGGCGGTCGAACTGGCACCTCGGGATCGCCAGGTCGCCCGTGGGGTGCAGGCGAGTTGGGACACGCTGGAAACCGCTCTGGTGTCCGCGCTGATGCGAGCACGGTCGCAGGGGGAGATCTCCGGGGAGCGGGACCCGAGGGCGCTCGCGCGGTTCCTGCTGGTGATGCTGCAGGGCATCCGGGTGCTCGGAAGGGCTGATCCCGATCCGGCGCGACTGTGGGACGCGGCCGAGCAGGCGATGGCGGTGCTGCGGTAG
- a CDS encoding SDR family NAD(P)-dependent oxidoreductase, which produces MNRRFAGKVVLVTGGGSGIGRATAVAFAREGATVAVAGRSPEPLARTVELIGEAGGEGSAIPADVSRPEDVAGLVETAVDRHGGLHVAFNNAGVLAAGAIADIDEADWDRLLAINLTGVWLSMKHEISYMRAHGGGTIVNTASNLGAHMRLASLGAYAASKAAVSALTRTAAREYIDDGIRINAISPGPIDTTMSLQQGETEADRADRMKTVLPARRVGTLDEAAAAVLWLASAESSYTIGHDLVLDGGATA; this is translated from the coding sequence ATGAATCGTCGTTTCGCAGGCAAGGTCGTTCTCGTCACCGGTGGCGGTTCCGGCATTGGCAGGGCTACCGCCGTGGCATTCGCACGCGAAGGTGCGACGGTCGCCGTGGCCGGGCGCAGTCCCGAACCGCTGGCGAGGACCGTCGAACTCATCGGGGAAGCCGGTGGCGAGGGCAGCGCGATCCCCGCCGATGTGTCTCGCCCCGAAGACGTAGCCGGACTTGTCGAAACCGCTGTGGACCGTCACGGTGGCCTGCACGTGGCGTTCAACAACGCGGGTGTCCTTGCGGCGGGAGCGATCGCCGACATCGACGAGGCGGACTGGGATCGGCTGCTGGCCATCAACCTCACCGGCGTGTGGCTTTCGATGAAGCACGAGATCAGTTACATGCGTGCTCACGGTGGTGGCACCATCGTCAACACCGCCTCCAACCTCGGTGCGCACATGCGGCTCGCCTCGCTTGGCGCGTACGCGGCTTCCAAGGCCGCCGTCAGTGCACTGACCCGAACAGCGGCCAGGGAGTACATCGACGACGGAATCCGGATCAACGCGATCAGCCCCGGACCCATCGACACGACCATGTCGCTGCAACAAGGCGAAACCGAGGCCGACCGTGCCGACCGCATGAAGACGGTGCTGCCCGCCCGCAGGGTCGGGACGCTGGACGAAGCAGCCGCTGCCGTGCTCTGGCTCGCCTCTGCCGAGTCCAGCTACACCATCGGCCACGATCTGGTCCTCGACGGTGGCGCGACCGCATAA
- a CDS encoding class I SAM-dependent methyltransferase, with protein MKPTTGVRILDQRTPAERDRSFLPGAGKSWLLPCYDAFARVVGVRALYERTVELAGVAPGQAVIDVGCGTGNLSLTLLRAQPRAQVTALDPDAAALHRAARKARRRGVALTLVQGYADRFPTADASADHVVSSLALHHIDDDGRTAFGREALRVLRPGGKVTIADFGGPSSNVEDYLPEHDHGHGLLRALRHLPRLMRSRVAHSPVVARNQGNGIVALLTAAGFEDAGEVAHADHRFGRVTFVQATRR; from the coding sequence ATGAAACCGACTACCGGCGTACGCATCCTCGATCAGCGCACCCCGGCGGAGCGAGATAGGTCGTTCCTGCCGGGCGCGGGCAAGAGCTGGCTGCTGCCCTGCTACGACGCCTTCGCGCGGGTGGTCGGTGTTCGCGCGTTGTACGAACGCACGGTCGAACTGGCGGGCGTCGCGCCCGGCCAGGCGGTGATCGATGTGGGCTGCGGCACCGGCAACCTGTCGCTCACCCTGCTAAGGGCACAGCCTCGAGCGCAGGTCACCGCTCTCGACCCCGACGCGGCCGCCCTGCACAGGGCCGCGCGCAAGGCGCGACGCCGGGGTGTGGCACTCACCCTCGTACAGGGATATGCCGACCGATTTCCCACAGCGGACGCATCGGCCGACCATGTGGTCTCGTCGCTGGCGCTGCACCACATTGACGACGACGGCAGGACGGCCTTCGGCCGCGAGGCGCTGCGCGTACTTCGGCCAGGTGGGAAGGTCACCATAGCGGACTTCGGCGGCCCATCGTCCAATGTGGAAGACTACCTACCCGAGCACGACCATGGCCACGGTTTGCTTCGGGCGCTGCGCCACCTACCCCGGCTGATGCGTTCCAGGGTGGCGCACAGCCCGGTCGTTGCGCGCAACCAGGGCAACGGCATCGTCGCCCTGCTGACGGCAGCCGGGTTCGAGGACGCAGGCGAGGTCGCGCACGCCGACCACAGGTTCGGCCGGGTCACCTTCGTGCAGGCGACCCGCCGCTGA
- a CDS encoding helix-turn-helix transcriptional regulator, which translates to MGHSSVERVRGSASRLRRVLPDGTPVYRHDQRPGLPPVWVTRFDTDSLPTELPSNHRHAHDFLVLVYIEEGDGSFVAGGTERPLRAGLVHAVPPGQVVDVAAVAELAHSYGWSVAFTPDAVPALASVSPLTWTHHPLLALFAPGAGQGRVAEADRARWSAWLAELAEELADPDRLGARDAIAALLTRVLVAAARLVPKPPATPDPLVQRVFDQIEAVFREPVSAADIARALGYTPGHLTTVVRQRTGRPLLEWLTERRMTEVRRLLRETELPLDVVAARTGLRDATYLVRRFRRRYGITPRRWRRGQRALP; encoded by the coding sequence ATGGGACATTCTTCGGTCGAGCGAGTGCGGGGCTCTGCCTCGCGGCTGCGTAGGGTGCTGCCTGACGGGACTCCGGTCTACCGCCACGACCAGCGCCCCGGTCTGCCCCCGGTCTGGGTGACCCGGTTCGATACCGACTCGCTGCCCACCGAACTCCCGTCGAATCACCGGCACGCTCACGACTTCCTCGTCCTGGTGTACATCGAGGAGGGGGACGGCTCGTTCGTGGCCGGCGGCACCGAGCGGCCGTTGCGCGCGGGCTTGGTTCACGCGGTGCCGCCAGGACAGGTGGTCGACGTCGCGGCGGTCGCCGAGCTTGCTCACAGCTACGGGTGGTCGGTCGCGTTCACGCCGGATGCCGTTCCCGCGCTCGCCTCGGTTTCCCCGCTGACGTGGACCCACCACCCGCTGCTCGCGTTGTTCGCGCCCGGCGCGGGCCAGGGTCGGGTTGCCGAGGCCGACCGGGCGCGCTGGTCGGCGTGGTTGGCGGAACTGGCCGAGGAACTCGCCGACCCGGATCGGCTCGGGGCGCGCGACGCCATCGCCGCGCTGCTCACCCGCGTCCTGGTCGCGGCGGCGCGGCTGGTGCCCAAGCCACCGGCTACACCTGACCCACTCGTGCAACGGGTTTTCGATCAGATCGAGGCGGTGTTTCGGGAGCCGGTCTCGGCAGCGGACATCGCTCGCGCACTCGGCTACACCCCGGGGCACCTCACGACGGTTGTCCGGCAGCGCACCGGCCGTCCGCTGCTGGAATGGCTTACCGAGCGCCGCATGACGGAGGTCCGCAGGCTGTTGCGTGAAACCGAACTGCCGCTGGACGTCGTCGCTGCCCGGACCGGGCTACGGGACGCCACCTATCTGGTTCGGCGCTTCCGGCGCCGCTACGGGATCACCCCGCGACGATGGCGCCGCGGCCAGCGAGCCCTGCCCTGA
- a CDS encoding YeeE/YedE thiosulfate transporter family protein, translated as MRTRGAVLVGSVVNGLALGFVVTNIGFGDYAELNRMFTFQDPRMLLAFGGAVAIIVVIFGVMQVRRTPGRIHAGVVPGAILFGTGWAISGGCPAIPIIQVGSGYLPALVTIAGVAVGMWICRWANARYFHLDRGSCGL; from the coding sequence ATGCGCACCAGGGGTGCCGTGCTGGTCGGTAGCGTCGTCAACGGACTGGCGCTCGGCTTCGTCGTCACCAACATCGGCTTCGGCGACTACGCCGAACTCAACCGCATGTTCACCTTTCAGGACCCCCGTATGCTGCTCGCGTTCGGTGGAGCCGTGGCGATCATCGTGGTGATCTTCGGAGTGATGCAGGTCCGCCGCACGCCGGGGCGTATCCACGCGGGTGTGGTGCCGGGCGCGATCCTGTTCGGCACCGGCTGGGCGATCTCTGGGGGTTGCCCGGCGATTCCGATCATCCAGGTAGGCAGCGGTTACCTTCCTGCGCTCGTCACGATCGCTGGCGTCGCGGTGGGTATGTGGATCTGCCGTTGGGCCAACGCGAGGTACTTCCACCTCGACCGGGGTTCCTGCGGCCTTTAG
- a CDS encoding YeeE/YedE family protein, which translates to MSNYWPWWAGAAGLALVTINYTLTTDRTLGVSSAWDRVLHWRSERRLERMNAQFDDKELAEALAAATAEEFGTQPDGTARTGGTHTLVEDPELPEPASTAASRPAPLVTQAAMLLSILAGGWIAAVTSGRFEVQSDMGEGFSKIVTADPTTMIIVLFVGGILVGFGTRLAGGCSSGHGLSGCGRLRPVSLLATAVFFGTAVAVSFLLWKVI; encoded by the coding sequence ATGAGCAACTACTGGCCCTGGTGGGCGGGCGCGGCAGGGCTCGCCCTCGTCACCATCAATTACACCCTCACCACGGACCGCACCCTCGGCGTGTCCTCGGCGTGGGACCGCGTCCTGCACTGGAGGTCCGAACGCAGGCTGGAGCGCATGAACGCGCAGTTCGATGACAAGGAACTCGCTGAGGCGCTCGCAGCCGCCACGGCCGAGGAGTTCGGCACGCAACCAGACGGCACCGCGCGGACCGGCGGAACGCACACGCTGGTGGAGGACCCCGAACTCCCGGAGCCCGCTTCCACCGCGGCGTCCCGCCCCGCGCCACTGGTGACCCAGGCGGCGATGCTGTTGTCGATCCTCGCCGGTGGCTGGATCGCGGCTGTCACCAGCGGTCGCTTCGAAGTTCAGTCCGACATGGGCGAGGGCTTCAGCAAGATCGTCACCGCCGACCCCACCACCATGATCATTGTGCTCTTCGTCGGCGGGATACTCGTAGGCTTCGGTACCCGCCTCGCCGGAGGGTGTAGCTCGGGACACGGGCTCAGCGGCTGCGGAAGGCTCCGCCCGGTCAGCCTCCTTGCGACCGCCGTCTTCTTCGGTACCGCCGTCGCGGTGTCGTTCCTGCTGTGGAAGGTGATCTGA
- a CDS encoding bifunctional sugar phosphate isomerase/epimerase/4-hydroxyphenylpyruvate dioxygenase family protein has translation MRKAIATVCLSGTLPDKLDAAAAAGFDGVEIFENDLIASPWSPERLRDRCADLGLSVELYQPFRDFETVDPEALRRNLRRAEHKFDLMERLGAETLLVCSSVSEDAVADADLAADQLRALADRAERRGLRIAYEALAWGRHVDTWQRSWEIVRRADHPALGLCLDSFHVLSRSRQQTDVSAIADLPGDKLFFLQLADAPRLRMDVLQWSRHHRLFPGQGAFDLPGFTGNVLAAGYRGPLSLEVFNDVFRQSAPRRAAVDAIRSLVALEEAVAPRLPAPVTERIELAAPVAAPRPTGFAFVEVAVAGDAVTPVARALAAMGFAHVGQHRSKPVQLWQQADARVLLNSGGSAATAVSALGVQTSDPTESAKRAHAFLAPAVPRERGPNEAELPAVAAPDGTQVFFCRSGAGEADWLGDFILSGTPPAVATRLTQVDHVALAQPFDYFDEATLFYRAVLGLDPRHDSEFAAPFGLVRNRAVTDPRGLVRIALHGTVLRRGDWSPGVPDPQHVAFATDDVFAAARAMRERGVPLLSVSDNYYDDLDARLDLDPALLARLRECQVLYDADERGEFLHFHTEVLGSRVFFEVVQRVGEYAGYGVANAPVRMAAHRQARRQRQAH, from the coding sequence ATGCGTAAGGCGATCGCGACCGTGTGCCTGTCCGGCACGCTGCCCGACAAACTCGACGCGGCTGCGGCAGCGGGGTTCGACGGTGTGGAGATCTTCGAGAACGACCTGATCGCCTCGCCGTGGTCACCGGAGCGGCTACGCGACCGGTGCGCCGACCTCGGCCTTTCCGTCGAGCTTTACCAGCCGTTCCGCGACTTCGAAACGGTGGACCCCGAGGCGTTGCGTCGAAACCTTCGCCGAGCGGAACACAAGTTCGACCTGATGGAGCGGCTCGGCGCCGAAACACTGCTGGTCTGCTCGTCGGTGTCGGAGGACGCGGTGGCCGACGCCGACCTCGCGGCCGATCAGCTGCGCGCGCTGGCCGACCGCGCCGAGCGGCGCGGGCTGCGGATCGCGTACGAGGCCTTGGCGTGGGGTCGCCACGTCGACACGTGGCAGCGCTCCTGGGAGATCGTGCGGCGAGCGGATCATCCGGCGCTGGGGCTGTGCCTTGACAGTTTTCACGTGCTTTCGCGGTCGCGGCAGCAAACCGACGTTTCCGCGATCGCGGATCTGCCAGGGGACAAGCTGTTCTTCCTGCAACTGGCTGATGCGCCGCGGTTGCGCATGGATGTGCTGCAGTGGAGCAGGCACCACAGGCTGTTTCCCGGACAGGGTGCGTTCGACCTGCCGGGATTCACCGGAAACGTGCTCGCGGCCGGGTACCGAGGTCCACTCTCGCTCGAGGTGTTCAACGACGTGTTCCGCCAGTCGGCACCGCGGCGTGCGGCCGTGGACGCGATACGCTCGCTCGTCGCACTCGAGGAGGCCGTGGCTCCTCGGCTTCCCGCGCCGGTGACCGAACGCATCGAGTTGGCCGCCCCGGTAGCCGCGCCGCGGCCGACCGGTTTCGCCTTTGTCGAGGTGGCCGTTGCCGGTGACGCGGTGACGCCGGTGGCGCGTGCCCTTGCCGCGATGGGGTTCGCGCACGTCGGACAGCACCGATCCAAGCCTGTGCAGCTGTGGCAGCAGGCCGACGCGCGAGTGCTGCTCAACTCCGGCGGGTCGGCCGCGACCGCGGTGAGCGCGCTCGGAGTGCAGACATCCGATCCGACAGAGTCCGCGAAACGAGCGCATGCCTTCCTGGCCCCTGCGGTACCACGGGAGCGTGGCCCGAACGAGGCGGAGCTGCCCGCGGTGGCCGCGCCGGACGGCACGCAGGTGTTCTTCTGCCGCAGCGGAGCGGGGGAGGCGGACTGGCTCGGCGACTTCATTCTGAGCGGTACCCCACCGGCGGTGGCTACGCGGCTGACTCAGGTCGACCACGTGGCGCTGGCTCAGCCGTTCGACTACTTCGATGAGGCCACCCTGTTCTACCGCGCGGTGCTCGGCCTCGACCCCCGGCACGACAGCGAGTTCGCCGCCCCGTTCGGACTTGTCCGCAACCGCGCGGTGACCGATCCGCGTGGGCTGGTGCGGATCGCGTTGCACGGCACGGTCCTGCGCAGGGGTGACTGGTCGCCGGGGGTTCCGGACCCGCAGCATGTCGCGTTCGCCACCGACGACGTGTTCGCCGCCGCGCGGGCGATGCGAGAGCGTGGGGTGCCACTGCTGTCCGTTTCCGACAACTACTACGACGATCTCGATGCCCGGCTCGATCTCGATCCCGCGCTGCTGGCGAGATTGCGGGAATGCCAGGTGCTCTACGACGCCGACGAGCGTGGGGAGTTCCTCCACTTCCACACCGAGGTGCTCGGCTCCCGGGTGTTCTTCGAGGTCGTTCAGCGTGTCGGTGAGTACGCCGGGTACGGGGTGGCCAACGCGCCGGTCCGCATGGCCGCGCACCGCCAGGCCAGGCGCCAGCGGCAAGCGCATTGA
- a CDS encoding Gfo/Idh/MocA family protein: MSRLRIAVVGAGLIGRRHVELVRGNPRCELVSVVDPDPAARDAGSGSGHALLPDLLAETRVDGVIVASPNRHHVEHALCCVDAGVPVLVEKPLADSVADAERLVCAAEAGAVPLAVGHHRRHSPLVAVAAEIVRGGVLGRLVAVQGSAVFRKPDDYFEQAPWRREPGGGPILINLSHEIDNLRAICGEIVTVQAAASNRTRGFPVEDTVAITLRFAGDALGSFLLSDAAASARSWEQTSREDPRYPHHPDEDCYLLAGTNGSLSVPTMRLRVFDGTPSWWQPFVTSKVEVPMADPLERQLEQFCAVLRGEQPPLASGREGLRTLRVTQAVAEAARTGAPVTID, encoded by the coding sequence GTGAGCAGGCTCCGGATCGCGGTCGTGGGCGCGGGCCTCATTGGCCGCAGGCATGTCGAGCTGGTACGCGGCAACCCACGCTGCGAGTTGGTGTCCGTTGTGGACCCCGATCCTGCCGCACGAGACGCCGGCAGCGGCTCCGGCCACGCGCTCCTGCCTGACCTGCTCGCAGAGACACGCGTGGACGGGGTCATCGTCGCCTCGCCGAACCGCCATCATGTCGAGCACGCGCTGTGCTGCGTCGATGCCGGTGTGCCGGTGCTCGTCGAGAAGCCGCTGGCTGACTCCGTCGCCGATGCCGAGCGGCTGGTGTGTGCCGCCGAAGCGGGCGCGGTACCGCTGGCGGTCGGACATCACAGAAGGCACAGCCCGCTGGTCGCGGTCGCCGCCGAGATCGTGCGGGGCGGTGTGCTCGGCAGGCTGGTCGCCGTGCAGGGCAGCGCGGTGTTTCGCAAGCCGGACGACTACTTCGAGCAAGCGCCGTGGCGCCGCGAGCCCGGCGGAGGCCCGATCCTGATCAACCTCAGCCACGAGATCGACAACCTACGCGCGATCTGCGGGGAGATCGTCACGGTGCAGGCAGCCGCGTCCAACCGGACCAGGGGCTTTCCGGTGGAGGACACGGTGGCGATCACATTGCGGTTCGCCGGTGACGCGCTGGGCAGCTTTCTGCTTTCCGACGCCGCGGCCTCCGCGCGGAGCTGGGAACAGACCTCCCGAGAGGACCCTCGCTACCCCCACCACCCGGACGAGGACTGCTACCTCCTCGCGGGCACGAACGGCTCGCTTTCCGTGCCGACCATGCGGCTACGGGTGTTCGACGGGACACCTTCGTGGTGGCAGCCCTTCGTCACCTCGAAGGTCGAGGTGCCCATGGCAGATCCGCTGGAGCGGCAACTTGAGCAGTTCTGCGCTGTGCTGCGCGGCGAGCAGCCGCCGCTTGCCAGCGGCAGGGAGGGCCTGCGGACGCTGCGGGTCACCCAGGCAGTGGCCGAGGCCGCCCGCACCGGCGCGCCGGTGACCATCGACTGA
- a CDS encoding type II 3-dehydroquinate dehydratase, whose protein sequence is MNVRVLNGPNLGRLGRRKPARYGTVTFAELARSCEALAAELDLSVRVLRTDAEHEMLRWVHEAADEGAAVVLNPAAWTHTSVALREACAMLTAPLVEVHITNVHARESFRTHSYISPVATATIAGCGVSGYLLALRWLAARERS, encoded by the coding sequence GTGAACGTTCGGGTGCTCAACGGGCCCAACCTTGGCAGGCTCGGCCGAAGGAAACCGGCCAGATACGGCACGGTCACCTTCGCCGAGCTTGCCCGGTCGTGCGAGGCGCTGGCGGCGGAACTGGATCTTTCGGTGCGGGTGCTGCGAACCGACGCGGAGCACGAGATGCTGCGTTGGGTACACGAAGCCGCCGACGAAGGCGCGGCGGTGGTGCTGAACCCAGCCGCGTGGACCCATACCTCGGTGGCGCTGCGAGAGGCGTGCGCGATGCTCACCGCCCCGCTCGTCGAGGTGCACATCACGAATGTGCACGCGAGGGAATCCTTCAGGACACACTCCTACATCTCGCCGGTGGCGACCGCGACCATCGCAGGCTGCGGTGTCAGTGGTTACCTGCTTGCGTTGCGCTGGCTTGCCGCTCGGGAGCGGTCGTGA
- a CDS encoding DctP family TRAP transporter solute-binding subunit — MPTKNRYRLLTIVSAAALLATGCTAMSGSENGDSSDGSVTLSFANSYTTQHPHTRCGIQAVADKINEQGNGVTIETFPNSQLGEDTERFTSLMSGDVDMDVQGSSALAATYASIGVLDMAYAFDGADQLFEFFDSEAAKKLKDDFAKETGARILDVWFFGMRHFTANKPIRTPDDLRGLRMRYPDSPIYLENAKAVGASATAVAFEEVYLALQQGIIDGQENPVPTIAEKSLDEVQSHVSLSGHQTGSQLIVINEDSWRKLSSEQQQALQQAVHETRSANRDCIEQEEKKILEQWRSGGDMTVVSDVDREAFAKRAGDYFNRTLSGEQLELYRSVRQSAE, encoded by the coding sequence ATGCCCACCAAGAACAGGTACCGGCTACTCACCATCGTGTCCGCCGCGGCACTGCTGGCCACGGGCTGCACCGCGATGAGCGGCAGCGAGAACGGCGACTCGTCGGACGGCTCGGTCACCCTCTCGTTCGCCAACAGCTACACGACCCAGCACCCGCACACCCGCTGCGGGATACAGGCGGTGGCCGACAAGATCAACGAGCAAGGCAACGGCGTGACGATCGAAACCTTCCCCAACAGCCAGCTCGGCGAGGACACCGAACGCTTCACCTCGCTGATGTCCGGTGACGTGGACATGGATGTGCAGGGCTCCTCGGCGCTGGCCGCCACCTATGCGTCGATCGGCGTGCTGGACATGGCATACGCCTTCGACGGCGCCGACCAGCTTTTCGAATTCTTCGACAGCGAAGCGGCCAAGAAGCTGAAGGACGACTTCGCCAAGGAGACCGGGGCACGCATCCTGGACGTGTGGTTCTTCGGGATGCGCCACTTCACCGCGAACAAACCGATCCGCACTCCGGACGACCTGCGGGGACTTCGGATGCGCTACCCGGACTCACCGATCTACCTTGAGAACGCCAAAGCCGTCGGGGCGAGCGCTACCGCGGTGGCGTTCGAGGAGGTCTACCTGGCGCTGCAACAGGGCATCATCGACGGCCAGGAGAACCCGGTGCCGACCATCGCGGAGAAGAGCCTGGACGAGGTGCAAAGCCACGTCAGCCTATCCGGTCATCAGACCGGCTCCCAGCTCATAGTGATCAATGAGGACAGCTGGCGCAAGCTCTCCTCCGAGCAGCAGCAAGCACTCCAGCAGGCCGTTCACGAGACCAGGTCGGCGAACCGGGACTGCATCGAGCAGGAGGAGAAGAAGATACTCGAGCAATGGCGAAGCGGCGGCGACATGACGGTCGTTTCCGACGTGGATCGCGAAGCGTTCGCCAAGCGGGCCGGTGACTACTTCAACAGGACGCTTTCCGGCGAGCAGTTGGAGCTGTACCGCAGCGTGCGGCAGTCCGCCGAGTAG
- a CDS encoding TRAP transporter large permease, with translation MNMALLAAGIIVLLALRVPVAFALLGPCITYVTMNGQSLGLSMREVTGAIDSFPLLAVPLFILVGVIANHAGIADRLFDFALSVIGRIKGSLGYVNIGVSLGFSWMSGSALADAAGLGKVEVPAMVRKGYSKRFSVGITAASSLIGPVMPPSIPAVIYASIAAVSTGALFAASVVPAFLMAAGLAVAVFVWARRQSQLQAQPFDWARLRKATLRVLGPMLTPVIILGGILGGLFTPTEAAAVGAAYVLLLGMAYRKIRARDLGAILRDTAATTASITLILGASGLLAWILAREQVPAAVAELLLGFTDSQLVFLLLINVLLIFLGAVLEGTSVLVITVPILLPIAAEFGVDPLHFGVITIINLMIGLLTPPIGAVLYVLSPVTKLPVHEVFRGTAPFLIPLFAVLMLVTFVPSVVTFLPAALGL, from the coding sequence ATGAACATGGCGCTGCTTGCCGCCGGGATCATCGTCCTGCTCGCGCTGCGAGTTCCTGTCGCGTTCGCGTTGCTGGGTCCGTGCATCACCTACGTCACGATGAACGGGCAGTCGCTCGGATTGAGCATGCGTGAGGTCACCGGGGCGATCGACAGCTTCCCGTTGCTGGCGGTGCCGTTGTTCATCCTGGTCGGGGTCATCGCCAACCACGCGGGCATCGCCGACCGGCTGTTCGACTTCGCACTGTCGGTCATCGGGCGGATCAAGGGCAGCCTCGGCTACGTCAACATCGGGGTGAGCCTCGGGTTCTCGTGGATGAGCGGCTCCGCACTCGCCGACGCCGCCGGCCTAGGCAAGGTCGAGGTACCGGCGATGGTGCGCAAGGGCTACTCCAAGCGGTTCTCGGTCGGCATCACAGCGGCGTCCAGCCTGATCGGTCCGGTGATGCCACCGAGCATCCCCGCTGTCATCTATGCCTCGATCGCGGCGGTATCCACGGGTGCGCTGTTCGCGGCGTCGGTGGTGCCCGCGTTCCTCATGGCAGCGGGACTGGCCGTCGCGGTGTTCGTCTGGGCACGCAGGCAGTCGCAGTTGCAGGCGCAGCCGTTCGACTGGGCGCGGCTGCGGAAGGCGACGCTGCGGGTGCTCGGGCCGATGCTGACTCCGGTGATCATCCTCGGTGGCATTCTCGGCGGGCTGTTCACCCCCACGGAGGCAGCCGCCGTCGGCGCGGCCTACGTGCTCCTGCTGGGCATGGCCTACCGCAAGATCCGGGCGCGCGACCTCGGCGCGATCCTGCGTGACACGGCGGCCACCACCGCCTCCATCACGCTGATCCTCGGCGCTTCCGGGCTGCTGGCCTGGATTCTCGCTCGGGAGCAGGTGCCTGCCGCCGTCGCAGAGCTGCTGCTCGGCTTCACCGACAGCCAACTCGTGTTCCTGCTGCTGATCAATGTGCTGCTGATCTTTCTAGGGGCGGTGCTCGAGGGCACCTCGGTACTGGTGATCACGGTGCCGATCCTGTTGCCGATCGCCGCCGAGTTCGGTGTGGACCCGCTGCACTTCGGCGTCATCACGATCATCAACCTGATGATCGGCTTACTCACCCCGCCGATCGGTGCCGTGCTCTACGTGCTCAGCCCGGTCACCAAGCTGCCCGTGCACGAGGTTTTCCGTGGCACGGCTCCATTCCTGATCCCGCTGTTCGCCGTGCTCATGCTCGTGACGTTCGTGCCGTCAGTCGTCACGTTCCTGCCCGCGGCACTCGGGCTGTGA
- a CDS encoding TRAP transporter small permease: MTEPTGSNHEGTAQPPGRGEPAPLRWLSLAEAVVGGLLLTVIFALMLLQAAQRYLPTGGWVWTGELARFSLVWLTFAMSGYLLGRDAHVTLKLIDHMTTGLMRRLVWVFANITVAVVCLNLAYEAFELVASPSRQTSPALGLPVGYFYVIPLVGLLLTTVRSVVAVFAPAPVSKEEPSA; this comes from the coding sequence ATGACTGAGCCGACCGGCAGCAACCACGAAGGGACCGCGCAGCCACCCGGTCGCGGTGAACCGGCTCCACTGCGCTGGTTGTCGCTCGCGGAGGCGGTCGTCGGCGGCCTGCTGCTCACCGTGATCTTCGCGCTGATGCTGTTGCAGGCGGCACAGCGGTACCTGCCGACCGGTGGTTGGGTATGGACAGGAGAACTGGCGAGGTTCAGCCTGGTCTGGCTGACCTTCGCCATGTCGGGCTACCTGCTCGGCCGGGATGCGCACGTGACACTCAAGCTGATCGATCACATGACCACCGGCCTGATGCGCCGCCTGGTGTGGGTCTTCGCCAACATCACCGTCGCCGTCGTGTGCCTGAACCTGGCCTACGAGGCATTCGAACTCGTCGCCTCGCCGTCGCGGCAAACCTCACCCGCACTCGGCCTGCCGGTCGGCTACTTCTACGTCATTCCCCTTGTCGGGCTGCTGCTGACCACCGTCCGCTCCGTCGTCGCGGTCTTCGCGCCCGCGCCGGTTTCGAAAGAGGAGCCTTCGGCATGA